The window TGATCAGTTTCAGTTCCTTCTGTACCGTGCTGGGCGAAACATTCAGTTGTTCGGCGATTTCCAGGTAGGTGGCGCCATGCAGGCGGCTGAGGATGAAGATGCGCTGCTGGCGTTCGCTCAACTGGTTGAGGCTGATGCTCAGGTGCCTGAGCAACTGCTCGGCATGGGCCGCATCCTCGCTGCTGGTGGCCGGTGCGGCCACGCTGTGCAGGACCTCGTCGGGCACGTCGTCGACCAGCATGCGCGATTGCACCCGGCGTGCGCGCAGGTGGTCGAGGGCCAGGTTGCGCGCGGTCTGGAACACGAACGGCTCGATGTGTTCGATGGGCCGCTCACCGAGCGCGCGGGACACCCGCAGGTAGGTTTCCTGCAACAGGTCCTCGGCCGTATTGGGGTTGCCCACCATGCGCTGCAGGGTGCGCAGCAGGGTAAGGCGCTGGACGAGGAAGACAGAGTTGAACCGGGACTGACTCACTGGGGGACCTGGCCGACGAAAGGTTAATGATAATGCTTATCATCCACCTCGAAGGTCAAGCCTGGAAATGTTAGGAAAAGGTAAAGATTGTGAGTCCCAGCCTTGCGCGGTCCCGTGTAGGAGCGGCGTTGTGTCGCGATGGGCTGCGCAGCAGTCCCAGCATTTTGGCCTTGGCACAGATTGCAGGGGGCTGCTGCGCAGCCCATCGCGACACAAGGCCGCTCCTACAGGGAGCGTGCCGAAGCTCAGCGGGCGCGGCACAACGCCAGGCAGTTATCCAGCATGCGGTTGGAGAACCCCCACTCGTTGTCATACCAGGCCAGCACCTTGAGCATGCGCCCGTTTGCCCGGGTATGGTTGGCATCGAAGATCGACGACAGCGGGTTGTGGTTGAAATCGCAGGAAACCAGCGGCAAGGCGTTGTAGCCCAATACCCTGGAATGCTTGCTGGCCTCGAGGAACAGCTGGTTGACCTGTTCGGCCGTGGCCTCGCGCTTGAGATTGACCGTGAGGTCCACCAGCGACACGTTGATCACCGGCACCCGTACCGCCATGCCGGTCAGCTTGCCGGCCAGCTCCGGCAGCACCAGGCCCACGGCCTCGGCAGCGCCGGTCTTGCTCGGGATCATCGACTGGGTCGCCGAGCGCGCACGGTACGGATCGCCGTGGTACACATCGGTCAGCACCTGATCGTTGGTATAGGCATGGATGGTAGTCATCAGGCCCTGGTCGATGCCGAACTCGCGGTGCAGCACCTGGGCAATCGGTGCCAGGCAGTTGGTAGTGCAGGAGGCATTGGAGATGATCTGGTGCGAGGCCCGCAGGATGTCATGGTTGACCCCGTACACCACGGTGGCATCGGCGCCTTTGGCCGGTGCCGAGACAATCACCTTGCCAGCCCCCGCAGCCAGGTGGGCGGCGGCCTTGGCACGCTCGGTGAACAGCCCGGTGCATTCGAACACCACGTCGATCGCCTCGGCCTTCCAGGGCAGTTCGGCCGGGTTGCGGATGGCACTGA of the Pseudomonas asiatica genome contains:
- the gap gene encoding type I glyceraldehyde-3-phosphate dehydrogenase; the protein is MTLRIAINGFGRIGRNVLRALYTQGYRQDLQVVAINDLGDSAMNAHLLKYDSVHGTFDASVEADHESLTVNGDRIAVSAIRNPAELPWKAEAIDVVFECTGLFTERAKAAAHLAAGAGKVIVSAPAKGADATVVYGVNHDILRASHQIISNASCTTNCLAPIAQVLHREFGIDQGLMTTIHAYTNDQVLTDVYHGDPYRARSATQSMIPSKTGAAEAVGLVLPELAGKLTGMAVRVPVINVSLVDLTVNLKREATAEQVNQLFLEASKHSRVLGYNALPLVSCDFNHNPLSSIFDANHTRANGRMLKVLAWYDNEWGFSNRMLDNCLALCRAR
- a CDS encoding RNA polymerase sigma factor: MSQSRFNSVFLVQRLTLLRTLQRMVGNPNTAEDLLQETYLRVSRALGERPIEHIEPFVFQTARNLALDHLRARRVQSRMLVDDVPDEVLHSVAAPATSSEDAAHAEQLLRHLSISLNQLSERQQRIFILSRLHGATYLEIAEQLNVSPSTVQKELKLIMAICMGVADRLK